The stretch of DNA TCCAAGGGACTTAAAGATAGATGAACCTGCAATTTAGgtctttttttttgcttcactTACATCAAATTCAGATTCAGCCAGCTAGCAGTGTTCTCATGGCATTGTTGAGCAGTTCGTATACATGTGAGAAACACCAGAGAAGTCCAATTTTACTTTGAGGAGGATTTTGTAACAGAATAGATGAATTTGATCTACGCTGTATGCTCAATTTGGTGATACTCAAGGTTGCGAAGAACTATTCTGGCAAAGATTTTCGCTTCGAGTGGAGCTGTGGCAGCAGCAGCCGCGCCACGAAGAACTCTTGCTGCTCCTGCATTCTGCATGAGGCTGGCATGGTGAACAGCGTGTCTTCCCCCAGGAATTGTAAACTGCAATCGAAAAAAAGTACAATTTCGTCATAAATCGGAAATCAAAATAACTTGAAATACAGATAATATCAAAGTGTTGACTGTCGATTTGCGCTGAGTATGGGACTTATGAGGGTGTTTCAGTTACCTGGAGAAGAGCAAATGCTGCACAAGTCTTGAGTATAGATGATGGATTCCGCAGCATGGTGACAAATCTTCCGATTTCAGCACCACTaaataaccaaaaaaataataataataataagttagATATCCCAGGCATGAAAGAAGTTAAATTTGCATGCAGTTTTGCATTATAAAAGGGTAAATTACACTAACCTCCCAAGGTTTGTCAATACTACAAAACAAACCCTTAATATGTCACGATGTCATGTTTTTCAAGATATAAATGCCATCAATTTTAGTTCACATAAATTTTAGGGAAGATTTTACAAATAGAAGGGTGTCTATGTAATATGACCTACTCACAAGGGATGTTATTGTAATTTATCCTTGAAAAGAGAACGCTGGTAggaaagagagaaaaacctgCATCTCAGATGTCCTGCTTCCTGTATTCGGGCGCCTTCAGTAACCTGGGATAATGCTGCGGGAGCCGATGATGCTGCAGCAGCTGTGAATGCTTGTGGATCCGAAAACATAAGGACAAAGGTTTCAATGTTTTTTAAGGCCATCCTTCTTGCCCCATCCAAGCTCACGCTCTTAGAAATACCTTCCGAACCCGTGCCTACTAAAGCAAACTCATCCATTCTGCAAAATGCACCATCATCTCAGATAAGATACACAAAGGGGTTTCTTGTATCCAAGTTAATAGGTTAAATAATTGGTTGTAACAGTAAAGAATACGTTACATTCACTTCACATATTTGTTCAACTAACAAAGGTAGGAAGAGAAAAGCCACGGCTACCGGTAACATATTAGTTCGGCATCTTTGTAATTGTAACTTAAAACGAAACACAACTAGATGTAGATACCGATTGATGGAAGAGTACTAAACAATCATCTGCTGACCTGATTATTCATATACTGGCATTTCCTCCATAATTGGATGAACACTTTGTTGACATGGGCAAAATTCAATTAACATAAACAAATAGACAGACAACAAATACCAATATTCCAACATTGATTCTGTATCTCGTTTGACTAGTCAAATAAACAATATATTTCTGCAATCAACCACATGAAACGTGAACAGAAAACGACATTCACATGGAAAGGAAAGAATGGGAGCATTCCACTCCTATCAAACAAAGGAGACGGGAAAGGGGAAATAATCAAATTACCTGCCATCGAACATGTAAGCCAATGCCAAGGCAGCCATGAACCGTGCCATCTTCGAAACTGATGAAGAACACAGATCCACAAGTGCAGAAACTCCTCCTTCCTCTACTATTCGTAAAGCATTACCAGGGTTGAAAGCAAGATTCCACAGTGCTCCTGCGGCAGTTTCATGAACATCCTGAAAGCAGAAGTGGCATGGATTTGATCATGATTTtacatatacaaaaaaaagtcgtaaaagcatataaaatgtTTGACATTGATAATCAAGGAAATAAATTACCTCTGCTTCAGACCTTGCAAGAGCAATCAAAGGTGCAACACCTCCTTCACGTCCAATGGCAATGCTAAAAACAAAGACGACCAGTAATTAAGGTAAGCATAATCTAGCGTGGAGATAATGAAACAATGGAATAACCACATGAGCACTTTTATAGATGCTAATTGCTACATCTAaatgaatttcaatttgttcCAATCCCGAAGATGTTATTCAAAATGAGTGATGGAGGACAAAGAAAGATGTAACAGTTACAGTTTTTAAGAGTGAAACAAATGTAATAAAGCTTGCATGGTAGATTTAGAATCAGCTAGTTATGAAATATAAGGCAATAAGTCAACAGAACATATTAAAAGTGGCAAACATCATATTCCAAGATACATGAATTTATTATGTATCTCATTGTGAGGATTTGATTTCAACTATGAATGAGACAGGATTATAAATTCGAGCTTCCGAAAGCAGGTAGATGATTCCAAAACCCTcaatattttctattaaaaaaaaaaagaaactgagAAATAATGGAGAATAATTTAGAAAGGACCACAAAAAATTTCTCTGGAACAACAGAGCATGAAGGATAAAAATAGGTTATAATTTTCTTAAAGAATGTCTTAAGAATCAAGATTCAAGATATCAATACTATCaggataaaattataaacaGAACTCTTTTATTACCTATTGGCCTCGGAAACTGATAATCCCCAGAGAGCACCGGCGGCCCTTTCTTGAAGTCCAGGAGAGGCATTAGAACAAGATTGCGCAAGAGCAACCTACATAAACCACAACGTTGAAGCATCAAAATATtagaacttttatttttttaggataaaagaagagtaTCACTGCGACAGAGAGAAGAGTAATACAAGGAAACAGCAGATAAGAAATCCTCTATACAAGTGAAAAAACACAATCAAAAGAAGAGGTATCTATGAAGTGAAACTTTCTAATCTCTCAACATGTCTGAGGAAAGTCCTCTAAAAAGATCATGAGTGAAAAGGTGAGCTCTACAAATAGATGCCAAATGTCAAATCATATCACATAAAACTTGCATGTCCGAAAATGTATCATCGAAGGTTGCATGAATTGCACTCCAACCAAATATTTCAAAACAACACAACATTTTAGCCACCGAAAAAGTAATGATATGGCAAAAATAAGTCAAAAGGGACccataaattttcattttttattttcaaaaacatgATTTTATTCAACTCAAAAGCCACCGCTAATTAACTTGAAAACTGGTTGACAAACTTGATCAACAATCTAGacaaatattaataaacaatgcatgctcACAACGTCCCCAAATATTCGATTAGCTTCAATTTTCCATTAAGtcatcaaaatcaattgaaaattcACTGATATTATATAAAGTATCATAATTAATTcagataaattcaaaatttgggTCACAACAGACAATCTTCATCCAATAAAATTTCTTGACATAAATTTTCATCAATTATGGATGATGGAAACCACCTTTTCAAATGATTTGGTAAATTGTGGGGAAACAAAAGATAATACCATTAAAAGATTACTATTTGAAAAGAAATACACTACTAACCTACATGGAAGCCCATGTTCTCATTAAAAATGGAAATAGAATTCCAGACCCCAGTGATTAAGCAACAAtgagtaaaatttaaaaagaaacaatgttgaaatagttattttttcaaCTTCGGGGAAACAAAAAAGGGCATTGAATCTTCTTTCTTTGAAAGTATTCAGCAGGTTTCAGAACTTTatctgaaaaaagaaaatttctcTATTATTTGATAAGTAGGTCAAATTGCAGTGTCCCAGCAACAATACAGTAATTTGGTTCTGTTAGCTTTGCCTAAGAAGttcaatatatatttgtagGTAAATCATGACACTTCAGTTGAAGCATACATAAGCAATGTATCGATGTCCCATGCGTAGTATtcctcaaaataaatttcaaatttcattttGTTGCAACAGGAAAACTCTATCTTACAATGCATATTAATAACTACCACTATAAGGCATTCCGTGTTGCCTTCTACCTAAGTACttgaaacaagaaaacaaaaaacagattgatgcttaattattctattaatttcaGTATTTCCATATGTTCCGAAACCATCAAAATGCTTTGAATTATCATCTATAACATGAAAATGTGATAAGATCCTGCAATTTACTTAGCAGGTCTCACATTATGTAAGTGTATACGAAAATGGCCTTTATAATCATTTGAGCAGCCCTACACCTTTGAGCTAGCTTTGTGGGTGAAATTAGGTCCACAAATCATTAGGTGGGTATAAGTCTATCACTCTATCCTACAATCAAAATTAGGCCATTCACAAATATCCAATCCTACAAGTTTTGTGATCCAGATGTTGAATCATGAGCATGACACAAGTGTCTTCAGTCTTGGACAACCCTCCCTCTGGCCTAAGTTCTAAGGTGGAGTAACACATTACACGTACATCTCAAGAGTATACTGTATTAAATTACATTGCAATTAAAGCTATTAGCAGCGAAAGgcagtaataaaataaatttgtgtCGCTCTTTGGTGTATTtggttgaaaagaaattttgggATTTTCAATGATTCCTTCTCAACTATTGATTTCATTTAAAATAGGACTACCTTTTTGGCCTCAGAACATGGTCTATTGAAGGGATTGGTATGCATTATTAGTTAATACATGGTCATGTCGGTTAGGTTTGGGctatatattatgtatttgtGCATTATGAGAGGGTGTCTCATCCTCTTCTATACATTCTTCactattttaacaaaatttcattttctattaaaaattagagatatCCACTTGACAACAAGAGCATTCTCTATAGCTGCAGAGGTGTCTAAAGCCTTCTATAGATTGCCTATTCAATCCAAGATTTAAACCCAGCAAATAACCCAACATGATGTGGCCACCCCTGAGTCGATGCGTCTCAATCTGGAATCTCAGATTGCTAGATTAATTCTGTCATTACAGCCATCATTGATATTTGGAAACTCCATTGATAGTTGCATGTCTTTTCTCCTTCCTAGTAATGCAATTCTCCAAAGGCTTGTTCAGGCTGACAACCGTTCTAGCTTCCTCGATTAATATTCAGACACACCTTAAGTTCCTCGCTAATCTTCAATGGAGATTAGTTTGTATTATTAAGGATTTAATTGTAACAAGCTTTAAAGCTTAGTAAGCTTTAGCTTCAGGGGGAGTGTTGGAATAAAGAAGATATCATATAATATCTCTACCATATGGATTAAGAGTAGTACTGCTATAAATAGGGATTAGGATATTGTATATTGGAAAACATCAGATTATAAAcatatcaatatatttatagtCATTATTCTCTCTTTTCCTCCTCTCCAATCTAGTCCCACAATCTTAACAGAGAATATTAAGCTAAACAAAAAACAACACATACCAAAGCCTGAACTCCACCAGCTGCTGCGATGGCTTCCCTGTTTCTATCATCAAATGACAAATTCCAAAGGGCACCAGCAGCTTCTTGCCTGCAATAATATAGACACGGAAAAAACTTCTTATAAGAGCGGAATGGATTTAGCTTTTTCTCCGCAAACTCTTtacacatttaaaaaaaaaaaaagagcacccTGGTGCACATGCATCCTGTGATAGCGCAGGGTCCGGGGGAAGGAGCGCACCCGAGGCTTCCCCACAATGTGGGGCACTCAAGCTGATTGGCCAATTAATTCACggcaaaatatttaaaagtagtAATTATAAAGCTATTAAATAACCTTTTCTTCTATTAAGGGAGAGACTGCAGCTCTTAGCTCTATAAGGCAAAGATGCAAATTTCAAGTTTGCAGTGGCATTAAAATTAACCCTCGACAACATTTTCTATTAAGTTAAGCAAAATTTCCATTTAGATTGATTTACAAACGAAATGCTTTTCTTGCATTCTATCTCTACCACTCCTTCCTTTTTCCATTTAATCCTGTTTTCACCAAACAATGTACAATAACACAGATTTCAGGAACTAATAGAAGATTACCTGACGCCCTCATGTGGAGATCGTGTAAGTTGAACAAGTGCCTCAAGAGCACCTGCTTCTTGTCCAACAGCAGCATTGTTACTATTGCTATCTCCATGAGCAGCTAAATTAGCCAATGCACGAGCAGCCTAACATGTATAAGAAGCAACATTAATTATTGAACCCCAATTTTATCATATTCCCTATATGGAAAGGATAAGAATCGACAAAACATACAACCAAAGAATCAATAATTATTTAGTGTTCATCTTGGCTCATATTACCAAGACAAATGGCATAGAGAATGGCATAAAGCACCCCTTAACTAGATTGATCATCATTACTGTTGGCTCTGTTTGTCAGATCCTTACTAAGACATCCTATCCTTGTTTTGCAATTTGCACATGACCATTGACCAGAATAAGCACCATTTAAAACACAATTAgattactaattaaaaaaaaataccataagTTCCAAGCTTTATTTGGTAGGCATAATATACCTAATAAAGTAGTTTCAACAATTTTGGCAATTGATAGGCGATGCCCAAAAAATAGAAAGTACTAAGTAGTACCTGCTCTTGCACGCCCTCAAATTTGCAGTTACGAGCAAGCATCACTAAAGCATGCACACCACCTGCCAATGCAACCTCTGTACTACACTTATCGTCAGCCGCCAAATTAGCCAATGCACCAGCTGCACGTTCCTGGAAAGGCAAAATTAAGTTATCAACCAACTGCTATATGCAATCATAAAATAGCAACTTCTGTTGCTATAAATTAGAAGATAATATGAAAAGCAGTTAACATGCtcataatcataaaattaaataaacatacCAAAACTCCATCTCCACTAGAGGACCATTTGAATATAAGATCCACTAAAGCTTTTATTCCACCCGCTTCCGCAATGGCACCCTGTGATGGAAGCCTCATTCAGTTTTCACATTAAGCTTtaagcattaaattaaaaaaatgagaaaccAAATCATATTCAGAATCCAACCTTGTGCTCTTCTCCCACAGAGAGATTCCACAACCCTCCAGCAGCCTCTTCAGCCACCAGCTTGTTCATTGACCTAGCCAAACCAGCGAGAATCTCAATCCCACCCTCTTCAGCAACAGCTTTGGCCACATTGGCATTGACAGACAAATTTGCAATTGCCTACAAATGTAGACCGTTTGGAGATATAAGTACAAACACATCGGTTATGCATGTATCAATTTATCTTGCATCAGATGCAAGTAAAAACTACTAGAACTGTTCATAAGGATCATCTGTACACAAAAGGGACCAGTGACTACCTTAGCTGCCTCAGATTGAAGCCCTTCCCTCCAAGATTTTGCTAAGCCAAGAAGGAGCCTTATGCCACCATCTCGCATAACTGCTTCAGCCCTTCCACAATCTATGCTAGCATTTTCATCATCAATCACGACAAAAGTTGCAAGGCCCGTAGCTGCCCTCTCTTGAACATCCTCTTGAGAACTCTGCATTAGACTAAGTAAGAGTGCTCCGCCTTGTTCAACCCAGAAATTGTCAAGACCCTGTTGAGGGCTCTCAGCAGATCTAAGTAGTGTATGGGACAGCATCCATTCAAGCCAAGGTATAATTTCATTAAGGTCCTTATCATTATTCTTCGAACTCCTCCAGTCCAAAAAGACATTCTTTCCTTTCTTCGTACTATCAAAAAATAAGGAAGCTAGTCCTTCAAAAATATTGGTAAAAAGGGAAATTAATAACttgtttttatatttactaGCGGAGAAGCTAGTGTCTTCTTCGAGGATTGGACAATTCAAAGCACACAAAACCCTCAAACTCTGTGATAAGGATAACAACCTTGCAACGGCAGATGGACTAATATCAGTTCTCGAAACATCTAATCCAATCAGGTTAGGAAGCTTATGCCAAAGATGGGAAACAACACCCCACTTCATACTTGATGTGCCCGCAACAGAAAGGAAATGAACCGACATCACATTCCCCAATGCAAGCTCATCAACATTCAAACAATCAATGAACCCAATATCAGTCAACTTTGGACAATGCTTAGCCAGTGCATTGATAGCATCTGCATTTACATCTCTGATACCTGAAAGCCTAAGTTTACTAAGTCTAGGACAGCAATGAGCTATTGCCTTAATAGCATCACTACTTATTCTCTCACAGAAATCAGGTCCAAGCTGAAGACTCTCAAGTAACTCATGCCGGGCAGCAATCACCGAAAGAGTTGCATCAGTAATTTTCCTGCAATAGTCACCACTTAACTCACACAAGTTCCTAGCTCGAAGATGGATTATGGCATCAGCAGACTCTGCCCCACGAAACCTTAGCTTCTGAAGATGCACACACCTCGGAGCAAGTGAAGATGCCATATTAGCATCAAACCTGTGGGAACGAAGATCCAACGTGTTCCACAAACACTGCGAGCTGCCAAGAGTCCTCCATGTCCTACAAGTCGACGATAAGCTAGCTCGGTCCCTATAACTCAGACATGACAACAGCTGAATCACTGTATCATCAGGTAAGCTCCTCCAATCAACCGTCCCTGGCAGTTCCAAATCCAAAACCTCATCTCGAATCTCAGGACAACTTGAAGCTACAACATCATTCCCTTTGCTTTTCCTTGCCACCTTCCTCCTCACTCTTCGACTCATCTCAAACGAATAAATCACAGCAACATAGACACCAACAACACCTTCAAACCCAAAAAACAAATCTCAAAAACCAGTAGAGAGAACAATTCACAAACACATCATCAGCATCAAACACTAAAAGCCAAATCCAACAACCATTGAACAAAACACAAATCAACCTTAccacctagaaaaccctagtaACCTCCATCAAAGTGACCAAATTGCAACACATAACACAAACCATCAAGTAAAAACCCCACAGCAGCAAAAACAACACAACTCCagaataaaacaaagaaaatccaGAATCTATATCATAGAAACAACACCAAAAAAATGctcttttttattgttgtaCCAAACCTGTGAGCTGAGGCTCAGGCTATGCGGTCATCGTTGGAGCTTGGAAACAGAAATCAGATGCATTTGAAGGGATTTACGATGAACCCCAGAAAGGGGGAAAGAGCAGTGAGAGAAAATGAAACTAAGCTTAAATAGGGTGTCAGAAAGAGAATTGAGAAAGGGAAAACGCAAAGACCCTGAAGAAAAGGATTGTGGGGTTATGTATGTTGGAGAGTTGTGAGAGAAGAATAGGGATtttgagaaagagagagagacgTAGCAGAGACGAGANNNNNNTAATCGGCATCTTGTGTTACATATATATATCATCataatttgtatttgattttaaatttttaattaatactttATATAAGATTTAAGTAGgatttaaaaaatgtaaaaaaagatttataaaataaccattaaacaaatttattttatttttaatataaaatttttttggtcatgtgaattcttttttttaattggtaaGACTTGTAAATTGATATATAGTTGATTAATTGTTTATATTTTGTGCTATTGTGGTGATATTTAATTGCATATTTATGTAAAACAttggctaatttttttggatataaCACCTAGTTTGGTGTAACGTTGAGTTATGAAAGTTGGGGATGTTATACGGTTGTGACGGCGGTTAGTTGACGAAAAGAAATTGAATGGTCTAATTTCTTGAAGATAAGAGGGGATACAAATCGGACCATCTGATTTGTGTTGGACAGacattttgtttcaaaaaaatcaGACCCACCAATTTCTcgcaaaaaaaattttggcaTGGCCGTGGTACTAATCGGACTGTCcaatttaagttttcaaaaaaaaaattgaactatTAAGAAAACGGTCGGATGATCCAATTTCAGTTTTATATACCCAACTCCATAATCGAGCTAtccacttcatcttcttctcatACTCTTCTCTTCACATCTCTGAAGCTTGTCtctgctctttctctttttttctattatcaTGGATGATAGAGTAATATTAAAAGTGTATTATCATGGTCAAATTTTATTGCAAACATCGGAAGGATTGAAAATTGTGTGTGAAAATccattaaatattataattccATTCACATTGTCATTTGAAGAATTAAAAGgtgtgatttgtgagaagatagaTTCTCAAATGTCTAGGACAGTGTCGTGCATTCTGTACAGATATCCTATATCTGTATTTGGCGAGTTCGTtcaatttcaaacaaaatacaTGACCAATGAAACGAGCATGCAAGAAATGTTTTCAGTGTATCTTGAAAGTCGGTCTCGAATATTGTTAATCGAACTGTATATTGAGTTTGAGCGATCTGTAGCGGACAGAGATATTGAACTGGAAGATTACAATAGTGATAGCGAGGAAGAGTTTGAAAGTAACTATGAGGTCGTTGATCCGGGTGTAGACAAAGATCAAGCTGACGATGCTATGGCGGCAGATGTGGCAGATATGGTTAATGC from Arachis duranensis cultivar V14167 chromosome 4, aradu.V14167.gnm2.J7QH, whole genome shotgun sequence encodes:
- the LOC107486145 gene encoding protein ARABIDILLO 1, coding for MSRRVRRKVARKSKGNDVVASSCPEIRDEVLDLELPGTVDWRSLPDDTVIQLLSCLSYRDRASLSSTCRTWRTLGSSQCLWNTLDLRSHRFDANMASSLAPRCVHLQKLRFRGAESADAIIHLRARNLCELSGDYCRKITDATLSVIAARHELLESLQLGPDFCERISSDAIKAIAHCCPRLSKLRLSGIRDVNADAINALAKHCPKLTDIGFIDCLNVDELALGNVMSVHFLSVAGTSSMKWGVVSHLWHKLPNLIGLDVSRTDISPSAVARLLSLSQSLRVLCALNCPILEEDTSFSASKYKNKLLISLFTNIFEGLASLFFDSTKKGKNVFLDWRSSKNNDKDLNEIIPWLEWMLSHTLLRSAESPQQGLDNFWVEQGGALLLSLMQSSQEDVQERAATGLATFVVIDDENASIDCGRAEAVMRDGGIRLLLGLAKSWREGLQSEAAKAIANLSVNANVAKAVAEEGGIEILAGLARSMNKLVAEEAAGGLWNLSVGEEHKGAIAEAGGIKALVDLIFKWSSSGDGVLERAAGALANLAADDKCSTEVALAGGVHALVMLARNCKFEGVQEQAARALANLAAHGDSNSNNAAVGQEAGALEALVQLTRSPHEGVRQEAAGALWNLSFDDRNREAIAAAGGVQALVALAQSCSNASPGLQERAAGALWGLSVSEANSIAIGREGGVAPLIALARSEAEDVHETAAGALWNLAFNPGNALRIVEEGGVSALVDLCSSSVSKMARFMAALALAYMFDGRMDEFALVGTGSEGISKSVSLDGARRMALKNIETFVLMFSDPQAFTAAAASSAPAALSQVTEGARIQEAGHLRCSGAEIGRFVTMLRNPSSILKTCAAFALLQFTIPGGRHAVHHASLMQNAGAARVLRGAAAAATAPLEAKIFARIVLRNLEYHQIEHTA